cgtgtccagggcatcgacggtgactggctcctacgtgatcaggattcggggagtagtccaCGAACGAACGATAAGGTggttatcatgacgcatagccttatcgaaataACATTCCGACGCATTCATATGTTTTCgtatcgattcgaggcccaggtcgtcgtgtaagtTCGTTCCTCACAAACCATGGATCTAAGACGGCAAACCTGCAAAAACAGGactgtagagattggagggtatctatgtgcgtgcgggccgcgtgagcgaatactATATTTGCCTAAATAATGACGGATCGTATACAAGTTTTATAAAGTCTCACCttattccgaagggacattttactccgctacATATCATGGGgcagagtctgccgagaataaacgcggcacggtcgcggactgtttttatatgcgaatgaaatgtcatggatgcacccagggtgactcccaggtacttgaccttcctagcccagggaataggttggccgaagagggtgatggGGGGTGTGggatttctcctcctaatgcgggagggaATACGTGTAGAgcttcccctttgaaatagcaccgATGTCCTTTTCGCCGGGTTAATGTCTCACCATTTCCGGAAAGGAGAGAGGACGGAGCCTTACGTGACCCCACCCGTGAGCGGTCGCGTGTAAGAGCGGGTTCgttcgactcgatatcgaaaagagctgTTCGACAAGAACTCCCGTATGATGAACACGAGACCATCcggcccatgttgaatagtttaaaaatctAACCGTTGTGCCacactttgtcgaacgcttttgcgacgtcgaaaaAGAGGGCTTCCGTTTAGgacggttttggtcggttaagccgATGTgatgaggcggtgcacctgttatAGGCGAATGATTTgcgcggaatccgaattgttcatcgatgagaatgctcTTGGATGAGGCAAAGTTTCTGAGGCGACATGatgaggctaatcgggcggtaactcgtcggatgattttttggtttaccggtaTGCCGagaacgtccgcttctttccacactacgggaaagatacagttcgccatagcggcattgaaaatagatgccaacatcaagATGAGTTGGatggtagaagtttaataacgcagTTAAATATACCGTCGCAActgggagccttgcgaggacaaGGGTCTTTGATTAGGTCTAACTTCTATCTGGGTGACGAAGCAACTTATGTCAATCATCATTATTACTAATATGCCATAAATACCTGTAACAACCATACATAaatggttttattattattattttaattaactggAAATGGCATTGTATAATGACTGATAGTAAAATTAGAATACATTTATTTGGCAATTACCGCGctatgttattgtttattttaatgttatcacAATAATCGTCAAATATATTTATCTTCTTGTTCCAGTCCACGAAACGACTTAATCCATCAATCAGTGCAGCAGAAAGAGATATTCCAGTACATAGAAGCGTATAATCTAGGTCAAAAATCGGAAGATTGCTTGAACAGTTACCAAGAATGCAGCGCGTCTTTTGTCGACCTATTCACTAAACAGCATGACCCATCTTGATTTATAccgttaaaatattatttttttaagcgcCGTAGTTGACTCCATATTtagcataataaataaaatagtttcatTAATCTTTGccttttaatcgatttttttttgtttgatgggtggacaaccgcacagcccacctggtgctaaatggtttctggagcccatagatatctacaacgtaaatgcgccatctatcttgagatataagttctaaggtctcactatagttacaacggctaccccacccttcgaaccgaaacgcattaccgcttcacggcggaaataggcggggtggtggtatctacccgtgcgggctcccaagaggtcctaccaccagtaaaacgatTTAAACTCGAGCTCCAAACAACTTTCACGATAAGGAAATAGCATCTTGTGATATTTACTCCAATCGACATCTTTGGTTGCTTTTTATATAAGACAGACAAACCAATTTTTTCATACTTCAAACTACAAATATTTAGTTTTCTTTATCGAAATAAACATTTAACTATTGtacttaattatgttttttatattatgagaAATAGCACGTTCAAATAACTGAGCGTTATTGTCAAAATAACGTCAGAACAAAAAAATGGAGCGTTTGCTACTACGAGTACTCATACATTACATGAAATatgcaaaacatttttttttttttttattgcttaggtggatggacgagctcacaacccacctggtgttaagtggttagtggagcccatagacatctacaacgtaaatgtgccacccacctcgatacaagttctaaggtctcagtatagttacaacggctaccccacccttcgaaccgaagcgcattactgcttcacggcggaaataggcggggtggtggtttacctacccgtgcggactcccaagaggtcctaccaccagtgatatatGATATATACCACCAGTGATATTATGAAAACATAAAAGTTATGAATAAAGTAATATCATAATTTGAGATAGCTAACGGTGAACGTAATTGTCAGATATAATACGTATTCTCTggacttaaaaaacaaaatttcgatgtaccaaaaaaaataaccatgcatatatcttatacctttaaacgagcaattcttgtatatatataatctgaatctcggaaacggctccaaaaattctcataaaatttagtatacaggggatttcgggggcgataaatcgatctagctacgatttattttcagaaaatgttgttttattcgtgttttcaataatcaactcttcccgacatttattggtgaataataatactatttttcttaattgagggcaactaaccgatttaaagacacaactagagggcgttatcaaaaaaaaaaaaaaaccagcaaagctcggtcattatctattcattatttaatttactaaattCAGCTTAAACTGGTTCAATTAGGTCGCATTTAAATAGAAGAAGACCGACAAATATAAATGGATCAATTAAAGCAATTTAATATTCTAAAACCTGATTCCGCTAAATCAATGATTGACGTGGAACATGCAATGTCCATTTCAAAAAGTTATTGAAACGTTTCATGAAGGGTATTTGATTAGGGCAAAATTTATCATCATGTGAGGAGCATAAAGTCACAACATGGCTGGCTTTGTGTCTATTTGCATTTGTCTATTTCTTGGGATCTTGAACCATATAGTATAATTTTAGGTCAATTCTTCTAAGAAGCCTCATAATCAAATGGTCATGAACTTATATAGAGCACATTTCagcaaattacaatttgaaatCGCGATGTACTGAGTGTACTATTAGAATAGAACAGTTATAGAATACcttgaatttaattaatgagTTTCTGAGTGGTGAGTTCAATAATAGTAGTAAGTTCAATAGTTGTGAATTCAATAATAATGTACAATGTAGATGGCGCGATAACAGCAACAGGTTAAAACAATTTTGAGTTAAAAATTGGCGTTTTAGCGCTGTACGGAAATAACTAGTGCTGAGCGTTATTAATTTCCTCCCCGTTCTGGGAGCTCACAGgcttttaaagtttttgttgtttattttgtttccaTTATTTcctcaataaattaatttcgcCATTGTTTTTGGTGTTTTCAGTTTAAATAGTTCTTTCATTTTGtttacttatatttatatttttgtaaagttgtcttaattattatatttagtaatAATTGTCTAATTCGTttgtattttactaatgtttagAATGGTGTTATTTGTTAGTGTGTCCAAAGTAATGCTTCTTTTCTCATTTTTTTCTTGGTTCCTTTAATTCCATTTTAACTGGTTTGCTTGTGAGCCGTGaatagcaattttgttattTAGTTATTAACTTTTATGTGACTTGTGAAAAATCAATACTTATAAAAACTGAACACAATGGAGACACCGCGGCTCATCCAAACATGATGATGCATGAACCGAATTATGCTTAATcactgtaaataaaataaaacacttatTCATAATTGCTTTATTCATACGTTCTACATAATTATTCTCGGTGTCAAGCTCGGATTGGTCGACACGGGAAATAATTTGGGCTGCCGATTTAATTCTAGCACGAGTACTTGTATGCAACAAAATGTCACAATTTGACAAAGGGTAATTGAATTTTTCGTTATcgaataattattgaaaattaaacaattatattatgttaatgaAAAAACTAAGTGAAAATTCCGAATTTATGCAAAGTATCAACGCCGATTCTCGTGAACGTATCTAAGACAGAGCCCTCGCACTCTGGGAAGATATTTTCGCAATTCCCTCCTGCTTCTCTACCGAGACGCTCTGCGGCATGATATTCGTTGTCGGTATGATGGGAGAGACTGTCTCTTGTTGTCGACGGTCTGAAATGTTTAgtattttcaatgaaaaaacCTGTTTTAGCATTAGTTAAATAGTTGAACCCGTTCAgaacccacccggtgttaagtggttaacggagctcAAAATATGAAGGTTACCTACCACCTATCTCGAGACAAGTTCCAATTATTATAGTGTGATCAAACCGGATACCATCAGTAAATATGCAAATTACTATTTTTGAGTTTGATTTGACACAATGTTAACAACTTTGacacaatatttattattctttcatGGTGGAGGTATGAATATTTATTGTTCTTTCATGGTCGTGAATGTctgtatttaaatacatatgcctttaaaaaaatttgatgttACTGTGATAATATATCATTAAGCATAAAAATATGGTGAAACTAGCAAGAGACCTAATTTATAAAAAGACAAAGTACACGTTAAttcaatttactatttattgtaaattattgcCCTTCACGCCAAATGCAAAGCTATATTACTAAATAGTTCCTTTTCGTTCCGGTTGGTAGGTCTTATTGTGAGGTCCGTGCGACCAAATATCAATCAATACCTTGCCTGTTTCTAGTAGTTCTCTCGAAGTAGgcatgcattttggtttgaaagatGACATAGCGGTTGTTTAATATTACTGAAACTTCGACTTCAAACCAAAAGGTCGGTGGTAGTCTTTAGGTTGATCATTTAACATGAGGTACGCCGTGAGCTGGCTCATCCATCAATACACTGAAAAACTTAAAAACATGGCACTGTACAACTCTGATTCTGAACTCTGATACCTGTACAACCCACTTCATTACACATTTTGattgctattaaaaaaaaatgtgctcGTTATTAAAACTGTAACTGtacttttaaatgtaaataaaaggcGTACTGACTATTCAATGACGTCATCAATTATGTCCCTACAATTAGAAAAGTTTCCGTACATAATACAGCAAATCGCCTACACTAAATAGACCATATTTTTTACCTATTTATAATAGACTAACAATAATTTACTTAGAATTGAAaggataaaataattttattttcatttccacAAGTTATCTCAGTGCATCATTTACGTAAATTTTGTAAGCGCACAATTAtccagattattttttaatgaaacgaaAATGCATGCGAACTTCAAAGCAACATAAAATGAAATCACCGAGCTCTAAAATTTAAAGGCACGACTTAAAATTCACGAAAGCCCTTTCAGGAGACTTTCATTCAAATCAAGCACTTACGTGAATAGTATATGTCCAATTTCACCTAGCAAGCCGTTCTCGTGTGTAAAGGGAACCTCGGCAGCCTCGCAGATTGTTCGAAGAAGGCAGGGTCGACCCGTGTACCCGTATCTGAGAATTTTCAATGCACATCCCAATAAAATATTCTGAAGAATTTCCGTACGACTTTAACGGGCTCCAGTGAGAATTTAAATTCGATTGCTGCAGTTTCTGTGCAATGGAGATTTTTAATAGTTTGAAAAGCTTCCTGTGGACCTTTGGCAATGTCAACGTTCTTCATATCAGGCGTGGAGGAGGTGATATCGATACACTGTGCAagatttgtgttttatttacttcGTGCAAGTGATAACTCGGAATTTTTTATGCTCTATGGctgtattaattattaataaataatagtttaaaaaatacgcttttatagaaaatccaattaaaaaatagaaaataaattttaataaatttgaattaaaaatagtgtaagaaaaaaatattttactgtaaataaatttattttctatttttttgttggattttctataaaagtatttttttttgtttttttaaactattatttattttttatttttttgttcaatttcaatattttcaataaataaatttaaatattgaattgtcattggtccttaacaagtatgccaaatttcgagttaatttgagatgatgatttaatttttcatttcataCCACATTTCCTGAGTTCAAGACCGAGAAGTAAGACACATCTACTACATCTTTATAAAAAAGTCATTCAACCTAATCCCGACATTCCCACTTTACAATTTCGCTCGAAACACAAATccgaattttgatttttaaatgatataatgTAGCCATAGAGAATGTCATATAGAAAATCAAACATTTTGTGGGATCACTGCAGTACTTATTCTGATCCATTTACTAAGCCAATGCTTGCTTGTAAATCTAATAagccataaaataaatataatgtcaAATATAAGGTCAATGAAACCTAATTTCATTAACTCCTATTTTACAATCtacaaaaaaatcaaagtaaacataatttgaaattataccCAGCAACACAAGGAAACGAAGTATTAGAAGTACATTTAGCACATGTTCAAATTTACCTCTCCACCATATGCTCCAAAATCTTATAGAAGTCCCATCGATTCATTCTCTGAggctcttcttcttcttctaaattatttttgtctatCAACTCCTGTCTTCGTATAGCTTCTTCTAAGGGCAATTCTGTACTATCGTCATCATCAGCATTTAAAATTCCACCTTCAGAATAAATTAAAGATCTCTTGCGTCTGTCATCGAAAGTAATGTCGATCAATGTATTGTTTTCATTATCTGTCTCATCGTCTAAACTATTTTCTTCATCTAAATGTCTTAATGTTTCGATTTCATTATTATCCTCTACAGTAGATGTATCATCATCGGCTATTTTTACGCTCTTATCGGGTGTATCACCATTCATGTCTCTTGATACGGTACTAGCAAATCCGTAAATACGGCTGGTATATTCTGTACTGTTTGTTGGTAAATCATATTGGAATTTGATTACAGTGCCAACGGTTACGGACGCCTCTTTCAAATCGACTGGTATACCGACACCAATGATGAActaaaattgaatataaaaattatagaattttattgtgaggtttttttgttacataaaaGAATGAACTAACTTTGTGAACTCTATAAACTCTATTTTgggtttaaaatatttcaacagATCGTAAGGATCGTGCTTAGTGGCGTGCAATCGGAAAGGTTTTGTCCAGCAGTGAACTGCTATATCCTGATGATGGATATGATGAAACAAATAGTAAGTAATTTAAATGCACACAAagaaaaatgacaattttttaaaattcgaatCACTGTGATCACTCACATAAGCACACGCTAgaaatttcttttaatattttatttaaaaaaaaacgtttactaCTTTTTATGTCGTTAATGACGAACGATATCAAGGCTTAAGCGGTATTAAGCGATTACTAGAGAGTGTAGATGCCACAATGctaattctgcctatttctgccatgaagcagtaatgcgtttcggtttaaaggataGAGCAAAACCTTAACCGAAACCTTAAAACCGAACTGATTGTAACCGAAACCTTAAAATTAAAcacatgtctcaaagtgggtggtacCATTTACtgtattgatgtctatgggctccgataaccatttaacacaggATAGACCGTgcgctcgtccactcaactaagcaataaaaaaaattaaaatgtcaaaGTCTCAAACCGTAACATGTGATTGTTACGCGGAAGAATATACATTTGGAACGTTAGAAATTGTGTGCGAACGCATAAAATACGCCCAAacactacaataaaaaaaatgtgtgcgtgtactagtgtacacacgtaagaagtgaaacttgtttatggccttatttttcgaaaaatgatctacatgcaactttctagaaattggttaaataaagttaaattagataaagtttaaacaaaaggattttattatcatagacatgaatacaaaaaagttaaattagataaagtttaaacaaaaggattttattatcatagacatgaatacaaaacagatggcgcgtaacggaaaaaagtgacgcgtaaccgaaaaatgtgacggtaaatttttttccaacgccgataaggaagtttcacttcaaaagaaaaacagaataaaacaagGAGATAACCAAGCAAACTCGACTAGAAAATTAACTGATTTTACCGAAACTCTCCTGAGAGAAGAAATACAAAGTGCGcaaatgaaatgaataaaaaatatacagctcAAAAGGCGGACAGAAGCTAATTGCATTCAAATACACGAACAAAAAAGAGCTATGCTTCGTTAAATCCTATCCGTTGTGTAAAGACAACATCATTTGCCTAAGTTAATGTAAattctgtaaaaaaaatacctgagCTCTCGCTGGGCCTCCGTCCGGGTAGACTAGGTATCTTTTTTGTCGGTTCCCTTCGCTCAGAGACGCGAAGGCAAACAGAAATATAGGCAGGTACATCGTTTCCGCGTGAAGCAACGTCGATGTGTAAATACTGTGTAAGATAAACTGAATGTTTGCTGCGCCTTCCGCTGTCTAAAGAACCGTTATGTTGTTCTAGTGATTTGGACCGTGCTCCGTCGACCCAGTTCCAACTGCCCGGTTTTACTAAATCTCGTACACATTACACCACTAAAGTACGTTTTTACTCTTATAAGTAGGTTaacttaaatgttttaatttggaTTGATATGGGCGTTTAGAAAAACCCTGTTACGTATTAGGTAAATACGTTCACACATTAAATACGTATAACATATGTGATGAATGCTTTGGTATAAGAAATTGCATACGTGTAATTATGACATTAAATCTCTTAGATTAATCGTTAGATTATTTACAAATAGCATTATAAAcgaagaagggcaggataatgatgattgtaaagtatttcgaaaaaaaaacagttattaaGTTA
Above is a window of Bombyx mori chromosome 21, ASM3026992v2 DNA encoding:
- the LOC101743257 gene encoding uncharacterized protein LOC101743257: MYLPIFLFAFASLSEGNRQKRYLVYPDGGPARAQFIIGVGIPVDLKEASVTVGTVIKFQYDLPTNSTEYTSRIYGFASTVSRDMNGDTPDKSVKIADDDTSTVEDNNEIETLRHLDEENSLDDETDNENNTLIDITFDDRRKRSLIYSEGGILNADDDDSTELPLEEAIRRQELIDKNNLEEEEEPQRMNRWDFYKILEHMVERYGYTGRPCLLRTICEAAEVPFTHENGLLGEIGHILFTPSTTRDSLSHHTDNEYHAAERLGREAGGNCENIFPECEGSVLDTFTRIGVDTLHKFGIFT